GAACTTCGCCATCATCTTCTGCTTTCCGAAAACAGGGTAGATGGCGCGCTCGGAGGCGTTCTTGACCAGCACGGCCCGCGAATCCTCGAACACCGAGTAGCCCTCGGAATAGGTTGTTGAGGCGATGTAATCCACGATGCCAACGGCACTCAACACACGGTCCGCAACCGAAAATGCACCGGCCACCGCCGAACGCTGGGACTGGCGCTCCGCCGCGGCAATGGCCGCCTTGTAGGCCTCTTCGCCGCGCAGGCTGGCAAGATCTTCGTCCTTGCGAATCTGGTTGGGGGCGTAGAATCCGGCGTCCACCGACTTTTGCAGCCATTGAAGGGCTTCCGTCTTGTTTCCCGTCAGCGCGTGGAAGCACGCCAGGTTGTACATGACCAGGGAGTTGTTCGGAGCCAGGTCGTATTGTTTCTGAGTGAGCGCCAACGCCTTTTTGTAATCTTTGGCGTCGTAGGCCGCGAAGGCGGCTTGGTGGAGTTCCTTGACCTCCTCGCTCATTTCCGCGTTGACGGGATGATCCTCGCCGCCGCCTTGCTGCATGGCGACAACCTTCTCCGCGAGACCCCGCAGCGGCTCGAGCATGGTCTGCATGTCGAAGAAGACCATCGCGCTCTCGGCGGGCTTGAGCGGCTCGAAGGCCTTCCTGTAGCGGTCGGTTGCCGCGAGTGACTTCCCGCCGCTCTTGTTCATTAGCGCCAGCGCCTCGTTGGCGATGTCGCCGAAGCCGAGGACGATCACATCGTCCTTTCGGGCGAGCGAAATCGACATCGGCGGCTGCATGTCGCGTATACGCAGAACGGTGACGTCGGCTCCCTCCACCTTGGTGGTTTCCATATCCATCGGGTCGTCCGGAGCAAGCTTGGCGACCTCGTCTTTCAGCGTCTTGAGAATCGCCTTCAGGCCCTGCTCGTTTTTGGCCACGCTGTCGCTCTCGCCGCGGAACAGCCAGAGCATGTCCGGCGGGCCCATGGAGATGTTGTCCCCTTGCTGCCGGACCTTTGCCATCCGCTGGGCGTAGACCATTTCCTTGGCCGCGAGTCCGCTCCAGTCCACGCCGGTGATCAGGTCGTGGATCATGGTCCGGTACTCGTCGACCTGGGCCTGCTGGCTGCTGCCGAGGGCGCCGGTCATCATGCCCATGAGGTCCTCGAGGATGCCGGAATTGTGGAAGGCTTCGAAGACTTCGCCCCAGTACTCCTCGACGAACTGGCTTTCCTTGTCCGTCCGCCCCGCGACGCACAGGAAGACGTCGGCCGGGACCGCCTCCGGCAGTGTGAACTTCTGACCGGCCGCCTGGACCGGTCCCGCCCCGAGCGGAAGCATGGCCGCAACCAGCGCCAATGTGATTGTCCGCAGACCCGTTGATGCACGTGACATGATGAACCGTCCTTCCAATGGTTAAACGCTGCGACGCACCGAGCGTTGACGTGCGAGCTGAACCCGATCCTCGCTCCAAATTCTCTTCAACACCCGTTAAATCTACCCGATGGATTCGTCCGGAGACAGTACAAGCTTGTCGGCGGAAACAAGTTCTTGCAAGCGGGGCCAAGGTGCAATGAAGTGTGGGCAGGAGCGGCAGCGGCTAAGCGCATTCTGCAAGTTCTGCGGAGCATCGTCCGTCGGAACCGCGGACCGGCGAGGAAACGCTGCCGGGGTCGAGGTAGAATCGGCGGACGTGCGGATCGGCGAACCATGCTCGACAAGCCCATGAGCGATGAGCCCCAGCTTCCCCCCGACGCCTGCGTGGCGTTGGATACACCCTGCATCGGCTGCGGGTACAACCTCAAGACGCTGCCGGTGTCGAGGCATTGCCCGGAGTGCGGAATGAGCATTGATCAGACTCTTCGCACGCCTCGTGGACGGTGGGTCGCTCGGCTCTTGGGGTTCACAGCAACGATGATGGTGAGCAACGCGCTGGTGTACGGGTTGGGCCTTTATTGCCTCTACAGTAGACCGAGCTACCACGGGCCCGCGCAAATCAGCTTGGTATGCGTCGCGCCCATGCTTTCGGTGCTTGTACTTTCATTGCTGGCCCTACTGACGGGCAGGCTGTTTCTCAAGTATCGAACCTTTCTGCCAGTTGCGGCTCCCCTATTCGCCGTTTTGTTCCTCCTTTGGCCGTTCGTCCTTTCGTCCAGCTCCCGATTTACCGCAACTCCGACGGACGTGGTAGTGATCATTGCGATGCTTGTCGGGCCTGCTTGGCTTAGCGACGTTGTGCGCTCGGTGTTGTCAAACATGAACTTTCCGGACCGTCGGATAAGACGGAGAGTGCGTGTTGCCCAAGGCGTCTCGTGGGTCATGCTGCTATTGGGCATGCTCAGTCTGTATAGTGCGTTGGATTTTTCGTACCCCCGCCTGCTCTTTCTCTTGATCAAATACTGGGAAGATTGGCAAATCGGAACCGCCCTGGGGTTCATGAATGTCGCCTT
The window above is part of the Phycisphaerae bacterium genome. Proteins encoded here:
- a CDS encoding DUF3352 domain-containing protein translates to MSRASTGLRTITLALVAAMLPLGAGPVQAAGQKFTLPEAVPADVFLCVAGRTDKESQFVEEYWGEVFEAFHNSGILEDLMGMMTGALGSSQQAQVDEYRTMIHDLITGVDWSGLAAKEMVYAQRMAKVRQQGDNISMGPPDMLWLFRGESDSVAKNEQGLKAILKTLKDEVAKLAPDDPMDMETTKVEGADVTVLRIRDMQPPMSISLARKDDVIVLGFGDIANEALALMNKSGGKSLAATDRYRKAFEPLKPAESAMVFFDMQTMLEPLRGLAEKVVAMQQGGGEDHPVNAEMSEEVKELHQAAFAAYDAKDYKKALALTQKQYDLAPNNSLVMYNLACFHALTGNKTEALQWLQKSVDAGFYAPNQIRKDEDLASLRGEEAYKAAIAAAERQSQRSAVAGAFSVADRVLSAVGIVDYIASTTYSEGYSVFEDSRAVLVKNASERAIYPVFGKQKMMAKFDRYVPKETASFSLSTGPNLNSLYEFLRNTVKSYGPEGEAVLTQWEQMQQGLGFNVQRDVLDWVQGGSISLTLSEELGSANVWMMKVTDEAKAKEKIGQGIAAISSMVQQLAAQQPMLGMLRMQVSPETYEGLDGFSRITMAMSPAQPFVWGTADGFVIFGTSAEGVHAVLQTAKGEHPSVAKNERVMAEAVLPKGDFWSMSFTDQRRLGSQLADAVGGASMGLGMAAMAIPDPQGQQMVGKLVGILGKLGPVLRKINFYRSMASTSTFDGSEWRTLKVTNYQPPDERNAKATN